The Haloplanus sp. CK5-1 genome segment CGCAGACGGTGACCTCCGCGAGTTGGCCGGCGGTCGGATGGGGCCCCTGATGGCCGAGACGGAGATGCTCCAAGACTACGGCACGAGTGGGCTGGTCAACCCGATCAACGAGATGGGGAAACTCGGCCGGCGGAACAACCGGGTCGAACAGGCTCCCGACGAGGACGCCGAGGCCATCAGCGGCGAACGCCTCCGCGAGGAGTACGTCACCGAAGACACGACGTGTGCCAACTGTGCCGTGGCGTGTGGCAAACACGTCACCGTCGAGGGCGAGGGGATCACCGAGGCGAAGATTCCGGAGTTCGAGAGCCTCTTTGCCACCGCGACGATGACCGACGTCTTCGACATCGAGCGAGTGATGGAGGCCAACGACCGCTGTGATCGGCTGGGGATGGACACCATCTCGTGGGGCGTCACCGTCGCCTTCGCCCGCGAGTGTCACGACGAGGGACTGCTGTCCGACGACGACTCCCCGCACCTCGGATTCGGCGACGCCGACGGACTGGTCGAACTCGCCCGGCAAACGGCTCACCGTGAGGGCTTCGGCGACCGGCTCGCGGAGGGGTCGTTCCGGTTGGCGGCCGACTTGGACGACGAGGCCGAGCGCTACCTCCACGGAGTCAAGGGTCTGGAGTTCGCGGCCCACTCCCCGCGGGGGTTGAAGGGGATGAGTATCGGCTACGCCACCGCGACGCGTGGCGGCTCTCACCACGACACCCGCCCGACACTCCAGTACGACGGCGAACACGACGAGACGACCGAGGGGACACCCGAGTTCGCCGCCCGGACCCAGCATTTCACCGCGCTGGGCGACTCGCTCACCCAGTGCCGGTTCGTCAGCGAGGGCGGGTGGGGCAAGCGCGTCACCGACCGCTACCGTGATGCGATCAACGCCGCGACGGGGTGGGACCTCTCCACCGACGAGGTCGAACGGATCGGCGAACGGGTCTACAACCTCGAACGCCTCATCAACGTCGAACGCGGGGTCGCGCGCCGCGAGACCGACACGCTCTCCCACCGCGTCATGCACGAACCGATCCCTGACGGCCCGGCCGAGGGGATGTACTGTCCGCCCGAGGAACTCGACGCGATGCTCGACGAGTACTACGCGTTCCGCGGCTGGGACGACGACGGCGTACCCACGGCGGAGCGGCTCGACGCCCTCGGGATGGCGGAGTTGGCGGACTGAGTTCGGCTACGTCCCCGCCTGCCGATACCCCGCTGCGACCCACGCGCCGACCGCGACGACGGCGGCGACGACGACGAACGCCCAGAACGCCGTCCACGCCGCGGCGCCGACGCTCCCCGATCGGACGCCGACGACCACGCCCGCGAGGCCGGCGGCGGCGAACGGTAGCAGGAACGGGAGGTCGGTCCACTCCCCGCCCGTGTTGTGGTACTCGACGGCGTATCCCCAGACGCTACCGGCGGTGAACTGGAACACGAGGAGTCCGAACAGCCCCGAGACGACCGCGCTGAGCACCGATCGGGTCGTGATACTCCCGGTGCGCAGGAGGACGACCGTCGTTCCGACGAGGAAGACGAGGACCATCAGGGCGTGCCAGGGTCGAAGTCGATCTTGGAGGGCCATACGCGCCCTTCGACTGCCCGACCCAAGAACGTACGCTTCGCGTGGTCCGCGCTCGTGGCGGTTCGGGGCCGATATCGCGATTCGATATCGCGACATTCCATTTACGAGTGTGGGCGGCTCGTCCGGACGACACGGATTTATCCATCCGCGCCTCCGAAAGAAGAATATGAGTGGGCTCTCGCTCGACGCCACGCAACTGGATCGCTACTCCCGGCACATCATCATGGACGAGGTCGGTCCCGAGGGGCAGAAGCGACTACTGGATTCGAGCGCCCTCGTCGTCGGTGCGGGGGGACTGGGCGCGCCCGTCATCCAGTATCTCGCGGCCGCGGGCGTCGGCCGGATCGGGATCGTCGACGACGACGTCGTCGAGCGGTCGAACTTGCAGCGGCAGGTGATCCACGGCGACGCCGACGTGGGCCGTCCCAAAGTCGAGAGCGCACGCGACTTCGTCGCGACGCTCAACCCCGACGTCGACGTCGACATCTACGAGACGCGACTCGACCGGACGAACGCCGACATCGTCGAGGGCCACGACGTGATCGTCGACGCTTCCGACAACTTTCCGACGCGCTATCTGGTCAACGACACCGCTCGCCTCGCCGGGATTCCGGTCTCCCACGGCGCTATCTACAAGTTCGAGGGACAGGTCACGACGCTCCACCCCGACGGGCCCTGCTACCGGTGTCTGTTCCGCGAAGCCCCCGAACCGGGGACCGTTCCCGACTGCGCGACGACGGGCGTCCTCGGCGTACTCCCCGGTACTGTCGGCTGCATCCAGGCGACCGAGGCCGTGAAAGTTCTCCTCGACGCCGGCGATCCCCTCGTCGGGCGGATGCTCTTCTACGACGCGATGGACATGAGTTTCGAGACGGTGCCCTACGCCGAGGATCCGGGCTGTCCGGTGTGTGGCGAGGACCCCATCGAGACCATCGACGACATCGAATACACCGACGGCTGTGCGATCAGCGCGGACTGAGACGCCGTCTCTCGTCCTCGTCACACCACGCCGTCGACGACGGCCGGAACTGATCCGTCCCCGTCCGATGGGGGGAACGAAATCCTTTAGCGCCCGCGCGGACGAACTCGGGACGCGGGACCGTGGGTTAGCCTGGTATACTTCGGGCCTTGGGTGCCCGTGACCCCGGTTCGAATCCGGGCGGTCCCACTCCTACTTTTTGCTCGGTCGCTGCGCTCCCTCGCAAAAACGTGGTGAAAAACCGCGGGGTAAGATTCGAATCAGCGAGCGACGCGAGCGGAGCGACCGTGGTTCGCAATCCGGGCGCCCCATACCGTTATCGGGGCGAAACACCAGCCGGCGAGCACCCGCTTAACTCGGGGAGGTGAGCGGCCGTGAGCCGGACCGAACGTCCGTCCGACTCCTACCCGCTCGCCGTCTGCTACTACTGCGGCCTACCGATCCCCCGTGACGGACGCGAAGACTGTCCGGCGCGGCACGAAGGGAGGTGTCGGCCGTGACGCTCGTCTGCGAGTGTGGGTCACCGGCGATCGAGATCGTCGACGCGACCGACCCCGAAGACGACGACGGGCGACCGGCCGGTAGCCATGTGACCCGAGTAGGTGGGAGGTGACGAGAGAGCAAGACTGGTAGACGCCTTCGGGGTCGACTGCGGTCTCCGTCTCACCGTCGGGAATTGCGGCCCAATCAGCCTGTGGTGTCGGCAGATCGAACAAAATTTCGCACCTCATCCAAGCGAGAGCGTACGTTTGGGCACAGAGACCTCACTCGCGTTCCGACCGGGCCAGAATGAGACTACATCGAAACACACGAATCCGATCGCCGGATCGGTGCCCTATCAGTCGACCCCCCAGGGGGTTCGGAGATTATTTGAGGTCGACGGAAATTACTTGAACTAAGCAGCAGATATCGGGCCTGTGTGCCCGAAATCGGGCATGGTTACAGATGGGCCCTTGTGGGGTCGAAGCCTCCCCGGCGTCGACGTTTCCGGGCTACCCGAGTCGTCACAGACGGACCCTTGTGGGGTCGCAGCCGACTGAAAGACCCTCGACGCCGACGGTCGCCTACCCGAAAAACGGGAGCAGGCGGGTGGCGACGAACCAGATCACGGCTCCCACGACGGCCAGGAGCGTGAGCACGCTTATCAAATCTCCGATCAGTTTGACGGGGTCCATACGCGGGCGAACTTCCGGATATAAGATAACTGTTGGGGGAGGTACCGGGAACGACATCGACCGCCGGTCTTGGCGCGTGACCGTGGACGAAAACTGATATGGTCCTCTCTCGACTCCCACAACCATGCGCTCGCTCATAGAACGAATCCCGTGGTGGGGGTACGGCGTCGTCGGCGTCCTCTATCTCGTCGCCATCGGCTACCGGCTGTTCGGGGGGTCGTCGCTCTCCCTGCCCGGACTGGTGCTCCGTCTCGTCGTCGCGTGGTGGCTCGTGTTGGTGAGCTATCTGAAGTACTACGATTACGTCTGATTTCGTTTCGCGGTGCTGTCCGCCGCGGATCGCACTCTCTCCACGACGGATACCGCACACGCCACGGAGCGGCGTCCCCCAGGCGACCGTCGCCCGGTCGAGGCACCCCCGCCGACCCGTGGCGCGCCGTCCGGCCGTCGTCTCCTCCCCCCGTACACCGCCGCGGCGGTGTACAGACATCCGTTCCGACGGCGAGTAGTTAAGGATTTTACCGTTACTATCGTTACTACTGTTACTACCGTTACTTAATTGCGCTCGGCGCTCGACGGTCCGCTCGATGAACGTCGCGGAGCGCGTCCACGTGATGCCCCTCGGATTCGAACACGACCGCATCGTCGAACCCGCGATGGAGTACCGCGCCGACCGGGTCGTCCTGCTGGACTGGTTGGCCGCCGACGTCGAGCGCCCCGACTACCACGACGACGTGGTGGCGGATCTGGAGGCCGCCGGCGTCGAGGTCGACCGTCGGGACTGCAACCTCTTCGACCTGTACGACTCCATCGGCGTCATCGCGGAGATCGTGACCGCGGAGGCACGACCGGCCGACGACGCCGACCTCGGTAACGAGGTGTACGTCAACCTCGCGACCGGAAGTAAGATCACCGCAATCGCGGGCATGATCGCGTGCATGGTCACCGGCGAGGCGCGGCCGTACTACGTCCGCGCCGAACGGTACGCCTCCGGCACGGAGCCGGTGGGGTACGGGATGGAGGTCGCGATCGATCTCCCGACCTACCCGATGGAGCGACCGGACCGCCAGCAGATCGCCGTCCTCGACCACGTCGTCGAGGAGGGGCCACGGTCGAAACGGGAGTTGATCCGGTTCGGTGCCGAGCGCGACCTCCCGTTCGTCCGGGACTGCGACCGTCCGTTCGACGCGTCGGGGAAGCCGACCAAGCAGTCCTACGCGCGCCTCCGCCGGCACGTCGTCGATCCACTCGTCGACCGTGGGTTCGTCGCTGTCGACGCCGTCGGGACGACCCGTCGCGTGCGGGCGACGGAGGACGGCCACAACGCCCGGACCGCCTTCGGCTACGTCCTCGACGCGTGAGGCGTGCCTACGGGTCGAGGCGGTCGAGTAACTGTTGGAGCCGGTCGTCCGACTCGAACCGCTCCACGAGCGTCTCGGGATCGCAGTCCAGGTCGTACGCCGGTCGTCCCTTCCCGACGGGCGAGCGGTCGTCCGTCTCGGCGGTGTCGACGAGGCCGGCCGCGTCGAGTTCGTTGAGCGCGCGCGTCACCTCCGCCTCGGAGACGCTCCCCACCACGTCGCCGTCGATCGCCTCGGCCTGCTCGTCGCAGACGCGGGCGATTCGCCCGGCGTGTGCGGGTGCCTCTCCTCGGGTCGAGAGGGAGCCGACGCCGATCAGGGTGAGTCGCTGCACGAGGGTCGTCGAGTCGAGTGAGCCGTCGGCCATACTCCACCCTCGTCGCCCCGACCACAAAATCGTACCCCTCACTTCGGGTCGTCGCGTAGCGACCCCGCGGCTCGGTACACCATCCGCATCGGGAGGTCCGTCGGATCACGCTCCGGTTCGGACGGGAGCGTCCGCAGGTCGCCGGGGCCAGGACGGGCCGTATAGCCCAGAACGACGGCGTCGAGGACGTCGTCGACGCCGACGTCCTCGCCGCCGGTCGCCTCCGCCGCCGACTGGACGACCGGTGGTGCGTCGCGGTCGAACTCGGCGAGCGTGCGCATCCGCTCGGCGTACCCCGCGGCCGTCCGCTTCGAGTAGTGCAGGGGCTCGCCCGCGAACGCCCGGAAGCACACCTCCGGGTGGGCCTCGGCGACCACGTCCCGTGCTTCCGGCAGTTCTTGGAGCAGTTCGTCCACGGCTGCGATGTCGTCGCTGATTGCGAACGCCTGTTTCGTCAGGCTCTTGCCGCTCTTTCGCTCGTTGACCCGCTTGGCCGCTGGGTAGCGTCGCTTGCGCGTCGCCTCCCGAACCGGCGGCGTGAACACGGCCCGCCGGCGCGGCCCCAGTACCTCCCGAGCCAGCCTGTCACAGGTCCGTTCGGTAGATCCATCCTCGACGAGACCGATCGGCACGTCGAGCAGGATGCGGTCGGCGCGCTCCTCGTACTCCAGCCAGAGGTCGCCCACCTCTGCGAACACCGTCGCGTGGTCGAACCCCTCGGCGTCGAACGCGACGGCGACCCACGAGCCCGACGCGACGTCGGCGCCAACGTACAGCGGATCGTCGCTCATCACGCACTACCAGACGGTGCACACGAAAAAGTTCGCCGCTCACCACGAGAGCCGGAGGCGCACGCCGTCTTGGTACGTCGAGTCGAGGGTCGCCCGCCAGCCGTGCACCTCGGCGAGCGTCCGGACCAGCGGGAGTGCGGTCCCGGACACGTCGGCCGACACGGCGTCGGCGTAGTCGAAGTACCGGTCCGGATCGCCCTCCAGTGGCTCACCGTCGTCGGTGATCGTGATCCCGTCCGGTCGGCGGGCGACGACCACCGACGACGCGCCGTTGTCGACGGCGAACTCGAAGGTACGCGCAAAGAGGAGCCGGAAGCGTGCGGGATCCGCCTCGATCGATCCGTCACCCTCGACGGTGAGGTCGACGTCGGGCGACCCCTCCGTTTCCCAGGCGTCCGTCACCGCCTCGCGGAAGTCGAGTTCGACGGCGTCGGCCATCGTCTGTCCGTACTGTGCGACCGTCGCGAAGTCGTTCATCAGCTGTGTCGTCCGGTCGGTCGTCGACGTCGCCGTCCGCAGCGCGTCCCGGGCGTCGTCGACGTCACCGCTGCCGAGTTGCTCCGTCGCCCACCGGACGTTGCCGCGGATGATCATCACCGCGTTCCGGAGTTCGTGGCGCATCCCCTCCGAGAGGTCCTCGAGTTGCTGGTTGTGGCGCTCGAGTTCCCGCCGTTGTCGTTCGATTCGGGTCACGTCCGAGAGGACGACGATCCGGCCCAGCGACCCCTGTCCGATCTCGAACGCGTTGTCGCTCACCACGTAGTGGCGACGGTCGCCGTCGACGTCCACGTCGACGACGTCCCGGTCGTCGTCGTCGTCGAGCGCCTCTGCGATCTCCGGCACGGCGGTCACCGGATCGCCGACGGCGCCGTCAAGGGCGGGAAACAGCCGACGGGCCGCGTGATTGTACTCGCGAATCCGGCCGTCGTCGTCCAGAAAGATCGTCGCGCCCTCGACCCCTTCGGTGAGTTGTACCGCGAAGAAGCGATCCTCGAAGACGAACAGGACGCCGACGGCGAACGCCGCCACGCCGAGGGGGGCGTGGATCATGTCGATCAACAGCGGTGTCGCGTAGCCGACGATGTCGAGGACGACCGGTGCGCCGGCCAACCCGACGAGGACGGCAAGCGGCGTCGCGTCGTACTCGGCGTCGGCGAACGCCTCGAAGAGGGCGAACATCCCCACGGTGGCCAGCGCGTACGACAGCCCCGTCACCACCCAGTGGAACATTCCCTGCTGGATCGCCAGATGGTCGAACGGCGTCGAGACGAATCCGGTCGTGAAGTAGAGGTGGTGGATGGGGTTGGTGACCTTCACGGCGACGACGCCGAGATACAGCGCGACCCCGGCCCACCGGTATGCAGTCCGCCGGTGGTACGTCCGGCCGGTGTACGCCGAACAGAAGTAGAGCCAGGCGAAGACGGTGCTGAACCCGAGGATCAGCCCGAACAGGTAGACCGCCGTCTTCAGAGCCTCGGCCGGCAGGACGAGGAGTGCGGCGTGGCTGGCGGCCCAGCCGCCACTCGTCGCGAGGAGGACGACCAGTCCGCGCCGCGTCTCGGCGTCCTCCACGTCGCGGGCGCGGACGACGCCGGCGGCACAGCTGACGGTGGCGGCGACGAACACCAGTGCGTATCCGGTCGCGGGCGACACTCCGACTGGCACTCCGAAACTGGTAGCGACCGCCGCCTAACCAAAGCTTCGGTTCGGTCGCGCTGCGACCGGCCCCGTGTGCCGGCGACTCACGGAAGTCTTATCTGTGGACGGGGCCTTCGCTAGAGTGCAATGGCAACTGGTACGGTCGATTTCTTCAACGACACTGGCGGTTACGGCTTTATCGAGACTGAGGACGCGGACGACGACGTGTTCTTCCACATGGAGGACGTGGGCGGCCCGGACCTCGAAGAGGGACAGGAACTAGAGTTCGAAATCGAGGACTCCCCCAAGGGTCCGCGCGCGACGAACGTCGTTCGCCTGTAAGGTTCGCCTTCGGGCGACGCGTTCCCGACGTCCACGTTTTTTGTACCGGCTCCCGTCGACCAGCGGCGGCGCTCCACTCGGGTTCTCAGCGGTGAGAACCCGAACCACATGTTGAAATCCCCCGGCCACTACACTCCGACGAGGCACACCGCTCCATGGGACCGACAGCCGTCAGAGCCGCGGTCGCACTCCTCGTCCTCGTCCTCGTCGTCCCCCCGATCACCGGGGTCGGCGGGACGGCCGTCGGTCAGACACCCCCCGAGATCACCGTCTCGGTCGACGGGTCGACGGTCGCCGACGGGGACGACACGCTGGTCGAGTCCGATCCGACCGTCGACGTCTCGGTCGAGGCCGACGATCGGATCTCCGTCGTCTCCGTCCGCGTCGACGGGACGACCCGTAGCCAGTACACACCCAACGCCACCTCGTTCGAGGAGTCGTTCGACCTCGCCCTCCGGAGCGGCGAGCACACCCTCGACGTCGTCGTCGAGGCCGGCGGCACCACGACCACCCACTCGATCACGGTGACGAAAGACGACCAGCGGCCGTACGTCCGCTACACCTCGCCGTTCGAGACCGAACTGTACGCCCCGCCTCCGGAGGTGGTGACGGTGAACACGTCGCGGATCACGCTCGCGGGCAACTTCAGCGACGTGAGCGGCGTTACGCACCTCCGCATCCTCCGAACCACCACGTACGCGGTCGGGACGGCGACCCGGACCGATCGGGACGTCTACGAGCAGTCGGAACTCAACGGTTCGTTCGAACAGTCCAT includes the following:
- a CDS encoding DUF6293 family protein, which gives rise to MNVAERVHVMPLGFEHDRIVEPAMEYRADRVVLLDWLAADVERPDYHDDVVADLEAAGVEVDRRDCNLFDLYDSIGVIAEIVTAEARPADDADLGNEVYVNLATGSKITAIAGMIACMVTGEARPYYVRAERYASGTEPVGYGMEVAIDLPTYPMERPDRQQIAVLDHVVEEGPRSKRELIRFGAERDLPFVRDCDRPFDASGKPTKQSYARLRRHVVDPLVDRGFVAVDAVGTTRRVRATEDGHNARTAFGYVLDA
- a CDS encoding aldehyde ferredoxin oxidoreductase family protein; the encoded protein is MSDLPPVYGGRVLHVHLDDGTHEIESIDPADARRFLGGNGFAAKAVHESVPVDADPFDPENVLAFTVGPMNGTPFQSTSRGVVGFVSPQTNGFFDSTFGGTFPRAQKTTGFESVVLHGSADDLSYVHVDEDGAEVVSAADLSGLDTYETCAEVESRAVEHADADAEDVHVIAAGPAGENLVRFACLLHDSEMREGVAGRGGAGAVLGSKNVKAVAIEEGDFRPDPVADGDLRELAGGRMGPLMAETEMLQDYGTSGLVNPINEMGKLGRRNNRVEQAPDEDAEAISGERLREEYVTEDTTCANCAVACGKHVTVEGEGITEAKIPEFESLFATATMTDVFDIERVMEANDRCDRLGMDTISWGVTVAFARECHDEGLLSDDDSPHLGFGDADGLVELARQTAHREGFGDRLAEGSFRLAADLDDEAERYLHGVKGLEFAAHSPRGLKGMSIGYATATRGGSHHDTRPTLQYDGEHDETTEGTPEFAARTQHFTALGDSLTQCRFVSEGGWGKRVTDRYRDAINAATGWDLSTDEVERIGERVYNLERLINVERGVARRETDTLSHRVMHEPIPDGPAEGMYCPPEELDAMLDEYYAFRGWDDDGVPTAERLDALGMAELAD
- a CDS encoding cold-shock protein, with protein sequence MATGTVDFFNDTGGYGFIETEDADDDVFFHMEDVGGPDLEEGQELEFEIEDSPKGPRATNVVRL
- a CDS encoding histidine kinase N-terminal 7TM domain-containing protein codes for the protein MSPATGYALVFVAATVSCAAGVVRARDVEDAETRRGLVVLLATSGGWAASHAALLVLPAEALKTAVYLFGLILGFSTVFAWLYFCSAYTGRTYHRRTAYRWAGVALYLGVVAVKVTNPIHHLYFTTGFVSTPFDHLAIQQGMFHWVVTGLSYALATVGMFALFEAFADAEYDATPLAVLVGLAGAPVVLDIVGYATPLLIDMIHAPLGVAAFAVGVLFVFEDRFFAVQLTEGVEGATIFLDDDGRIREYNHAARRLFPALDGAVGDPVTAVPEIAEALDDDDDRDVVDVDVDGDRRHYVVSDNAFEIGQGSLGRIVVLSDVTRIERQRRELERHNQQLEDLSEGMRHELRNAVMIIRGNVRWATEQLGSGDVDDARDALRTATSTTDRTTQLMNDFATVAQYGQTMADAVELDFREAVTDAWETEGSPDVDLTVEGDGSIEADPARFRLLFARTFEFAVDNGASSVVVARRPDGITITDDGEPLEGDPDRYFDYADAVSADVSGTALPLVRTLAEVHGWRATLDSTYQDGVRLRLSW
- a CDS encoding DUF429 domain-containing protein produces the protein MSDDPLYVGADVASGSWVAVAFDAEGFDHATVFAEVGDLWLEYEERADRILLDVPIGLVEDGSTERTCDRLAREVLGPRRRAVFTPPVREATRKRRYPAAKRVNERKSGKSLTKQAFAISDDIAAVDELLQELPEARDVVAEAHPEVCFRAFAGEPLHYSKRTAAGYAERMRTLAEFDRDAPPVVQSAAEATGGEDVGVDDVLDAVVLGYTARPGPGDLRTLPSEPERDPTDLPMRMVYRAAGSLRDDPK
- the ubaA gene encoding SAMP-activating enzyme E1, which gives rise to MSGLSLDATQLDRYSRHIIMDEVGPEGQKRLLDSSALVVGAGGLGAPVIQYLAAAGVGRIGIVDDDVVERSNLQRQVIHGDADVGRPKVESARDFVATLNPDVDVDIYETRLDRTNADIVEGHDVIVDASDNFPTRYLVNDTARLAGIPVSHGAIYKFEGQVTTLHPDGPCYRCLFREAPEPGTVPDCATTGVLGVLPGTVGCIQATEAVKVLLDAGDPLVGRMLFYDAMDMSFETVPYAEDPGCPVCGEDPIETIDDIEYTDGCAISAD